In a single window of the Melioribacteraceae bacterium genome:
- a CDS encoding cytochrome c has translation MTNAQKWIAAFLGLFLLLFILGRVTKKEDDYATLPENYTNEPAAQSQELDGLALIKKNNCTTCHGGELQGTKMGPALANLQENWSRDNLINYLRNPSSYSGDSRFKEYKITYKNIMMPSYGNLDVKDLGKMTDYLLSK, from the coding sequence ATGACTAACGCACAAAAATGGATTGCGGCATTTCTCGGATTATTTTTACTACTTTTTATTTTAGGTAGAGTAACTAAAAAAGAGGATGATTACGCTACTCTTCCTGAAAACTATACCAATGAACCCGCTGCCCAATCACAAGAACTAGATGGGTTGGCACTTATTAAAAAAAATAATTGCACAACTTGTCATGGCGGGGAATTACAAGGTACTAAGATGGGTCCGGCCCTTGCCAATTTACAGGAAAATTGGTCGAGAGACAATTTGATAAATTACTTGCGTAATCCATCTTCATATAGCGGGGATAGCCGATTTAAAGAATATAAAATCACTTACAAAAATATTATGATGCCCTCTTATGGGAATTTGGATGTTAAAGATTTAGGTAAGATGACTGATTATCTGCTCAGTAAATAA
- a CDS encoding isoprenylcysteine carboxylmethyltransferase family protein, protein MDPINLITAINLFVSISANWSGAKKGIKTSLTKLVERPKSYLQKVPPNISALILIITILGIFDIGSLPQNIKEEYANLRIIGLLMFIIFSWVQVLSFKSLKSYYSQDVVILKEHKLITKGIYGFVRHPQYISQILSDFGAGLALMNFLIMPLAIFVELPLFMLRAKLEEKMLADHFGEEFKLFKKKSGFIFPFIG, encoded by the coding sequence ATGGATCCAATTAATCTGATTACTGCAATAAATCTTTTTGTGTCAATTAGTGCTAATTGGTCAGGTGCAAAAAAGGGGATAAAAACATCATTAACTAAATTAGTTGAGAGACCAAAAAGTTATTTGCAGAAGGTTCCCCCAAATATCTCGGCATTAATTTTAATAATTACAATACTGGGAATTTTTGATATTGGATCGCTCCCACAAAATATTAAGGAGGAGTATGCGAACTTAAGAATTATAGGATTACTAATGTTTATAATATTTTCGTGGGTACAGGTGTTATCATTTAAATCATTAAAGAGTTATTATTCGCAAGATGTTGTAATTCTAAAGGAACATAAGCTTATCACAAAAGGTATTTACGGCTTTGTTCGACATCCACAATATATTAGTCAAATTTTGAGTGATTTCGGTGCAGGTTTGGCCCTAATGAATTTTTTAATTATGCCGTTAGCCATATTTGTTGAGCTTCCTTTATTTATGCTGCGAGCAAAACTTGAAGAGAAGATGCTCGCCGATCATTTCGGTGAGGAGTTCAAATTATTTAAGAAAAAGAGCGGTTTTATTTTCCCATTTATCGGTTAG
- a CDS encoding DUF4900 domain-containing protein, which produces MGGKASLFLILGFSLIFMTAGNHFHRMALETTDNAVSYYNQSKANYIANTGVNMVINKLFLDAAQVDGTFNYNFDAGSCVVTLSTINAYQNIRQLLAVGTFNNTTKTIRIVLKPSLFSKYAYFSNSEGTNINWTTADTVWGPFHTNGDLRVNGYPVFHGKVSVGGKEVKVSGKAKYLGGFQKGINIAIPTNGVTAVGGNAEASAIFTGKPLIYLDFRGDSIRYRFNTTSAWTYKLASTFAPNGVIYAQDAEVHVRGNVKGQYSLAVSGTSGSTGQIFIDDNIYYNTDPRTNPSSTDMLGLVAKRNVIITNNAANNSDVVIQASVYAETGSFTAQNHDTRPYAGIIDLYGGITQKTRGPVGIIGGGGISNGFSKRYRYDERLLVSYPPFFPGCGSFEVVSWLE; this is translated from the coding sequence ATGGGCGGCAAAGCATCTTTATTTTTGATACTTGGATTCAGTTTAATTTTTATGACTGCCGGTAATCACTTTCATAGAATGGCGCTCGAAACAACCGATAATGCTGTGTCATACTATAATCAATCCAAAGCAAATTATATTGCAAATACTGGCGTTAATATGGTAATTAATAAATTATTTCTTGATGCCGCCCAAGTTGATGGTACTTTTAATTATAATTTCGATGCCGGTAGTTGCGTTGTTACTCTATCAACTATAAATGCCTATCAAAATATAAGACAGCTTCTTGCTGTAGGAACTTTCAACAATACTACAAAAACAATTCGAATAGTCCTAAAGCCAAGTCTCTTTTCAAAATATGCATACTTTTCAAACAGTGAGGGAACTAATATTAACTGGACAACCGCAGATACTGTATGGGGACCCTTTCATACAAATGGTGATTTAAGAGTTAATGGCTATCCCGTTTTTCATGGCAAAGTATCTGTCGGAGGTAAAGAGGTAAAAGTTTCTGGCAAAGCAAAGTACCTGGGTGGTTTTCAAAAAGGGATTAATATTGCTATTCCAACAAATGGAGTTACTGCTGTTGGCGGTAATGCCGAAGCCTCCGCGATATTTACCGGCAAGCCTTTAATCTATTTAGATTTTAGAGGTGACAGTATCCGTTATCGGTTTAATACAACAAGCGCATGGACTTATAAATTAGCTTCTACATTTGCGCCAAATGGAGTTATTTATGCTCAGGATGCTGAAGTACATGTGAGAGGAAATGTAAAAGGGCAATATTCGTTGGCCGTTTCCGGAACATCAGGTTCGACCGGACAAATTTTTATTGATGATAATATCTACTATAACACCGATCCCAGAACGAATCCTTCATCTACTGATATGCTCGGATTAGTAGCAAAAAGAAATGTAATCATTACAAATAATGCCGCAAATAATAGTGATGTTGTTATACAAGCTTCAGTATATGCTGAAACCGGTTCTTTTACCGCTCAAAATCACGACACCCGTCCCTATGCAGGAATAATTGACCTTTATGGGGGAATTACACAAAAAACAAGAGGCCCGGTTGGAATTATTGGAGGGGGCGGTATATCAAATGGATTTTCTAAAAGATACCGTTATGATGAAAGGTTACTAGTAAGTTATCCCCCATTCTTCCCAGGTTGCGGTTCATTCGAGGTGGTATCGTGGCTGGAATAA
- a CDS encoding N-acetylmuramoyl-L-alanine amidase — MNKSKILILIFFISSLLQAQRLYKVTVDNEGVPSNLSFITRNGVDYVSSRELTVLMGASIFYNEETAKVELKFSDYIIKFTAKSNFIVITNRTDKSFNTFQIFTAPLLLKDDIFIPLNASLEYLAAVHGKMLDYNDRTKKLTLTKNIVNYSSLFTKSQPDQPNKKDSAPVKSASSFSKYDIENILIEEKSNGTLIRFKTNKKLNIPRNSIGNGILFVFFPNISVIPGLAEKVIPAGLVKSVKQTLMPQNITQLEFLLNEGYSGADSFIEPESNDIVITLRNQLFVGSKETTDQKKKWLFDVIVIDAGHGGKDPGAIGVTGVREKDINLAIALKLGGLIQQNLPEVKVVYTRKTDQFVELYKRGKIANENEGKLFISIHCNSTVQKDIAHRGFEVYLLRPGRTESAIKIAEFENSVIKYEENPDRYQKLTDENFILVSMAHSQYMRFSEKFSDLLNSDWKKYTSIPSLGIKQAGFYVLVGASMPSVLIETGFLSNRKDETYLASTKGQNEIATAIYKAIARYKEYYDKEITLQ; from the coding sequence GTGAACAAATCTAAAATTTTAATATTGATTTTTTTTATCTCCTCCTTATTACAGGCGCAGAGATTATATAAGGTAACCGTAGATAATGAAGGAGTACCATCGAATCTTTCTTTTATTACAAGAAATGGTGTGGATTATGTATCTTCTCGAGAACTTACTGTATTGATGGGAGCTTCTATATTTTATAATGAGGAAACCGCGAAAGTTGAATTAAAATTTTCCGATTATATAATTAAATTTACGGCAAAAAGTAATTTTATAGTCATAACGAATAGAACAGATAAATCGTTTAATACCTTTCAAATTTTTACAGCTCCCTTGTTATTAAAGGATGATATTTTTATTCCCCTCAATGCTTCGTTAGAATATCTTGCTGCTGTGCATGGGAAAATGCTGGACTATAATGACAGAACAAAAAAGCTAACCTTAACTAAAAATATAGTAAACTACTCATCGCTATTTACAAAATCTCAGCCCGACCAACCAAATAAAAAGGATTCTGCTCCTGTTAAATCAGCAAGTTCTTTCTCTAAGTATGATATCGAAAATATACTTATTGAGGAAAAAAGTAATGGTACTTTAATCCGATTTAAGACAAATAAAAAATTGAATATTCCTCGCAATTCAATTGGCAATGGTATACTTTTCGTTTTTTTTCCTAACATAAGTGTTATACCGGGGCTAGCCGAAAAGGTAATTCCAGCCGGATTAGTAAAAAGTGTTAAACAGACTCTAATGCCCCAAAATATTACTCAACTTGAATTTTTATTAAACGAGGGCTACTCTGGAGCCGATTCGTTCATTGAACCTGAATCAAACGATATTGTTATTACTTTAAGAAATCAGTTATTTGTTGGAAGTAAAGAAACCACCGATCAAAAAAAGAAATGGCTTTTTGATGTAATTGTAATTGATGCCGGGCATGGCGGTAAAGACCCCGGTGCAATTGGTGTTACAGGCGTTCGAGAAAAAGATATTAATCTGGCAATAGCCCTAAAATTAGGGGGATTAATTCAGCAAAACTTACCCGAAGTAAAAGTAGTTTATACAAGGAAGACCGACCAATTTGTTGAGTTATATAAAAGAGGAAAAATTGCCAATGAAAACGAGGGTAAACTATTTATCTCAATTCATTGTAATTCAACTGTACAAAAAGATATTGCGCATCGTGGTTTTGAAGTATATTTGCTTAGACCGGGAAGAACTGAAAGTGCCATTAAAATTGCTGAATTTGAAAATAGTGTAATTAAGTATGAAGAAAATCCTGATAGGTATCAAAAATTGACAGATGAGAATTTTATTCTTGTGAGTATGGCACATTCTCAATATATGAGGTTTTCGGAAAAGTTTTCGGATTTATTAAATAGTGATTGGAAAAAATATACTTCAATACCAAGTTTAGGAATTAAACAGGCTGGTTTTTATGTTTTAGTTGGTGCTTCGATGCCGAGTGTTTTAATTGAAACCGGCTTTCTCTCAAATAGGAAAGATGAAACCTATTTGGCCAGCACAAAAGGTCAAAATGAAATTGCGACTGCTATCTACAAAGCAATTGCACGTTATAAAGAATATTATGATAAAGAGATAACTCTTCAATAA
- a CDS encoding TIGR01777 family oxidoreductase has protein sequence MKVAITGATGLIGKKIVKKLVDRGDQVLVLTRSVEKTKGLFSANVDLVEWDIKSKDLQTKLEGVDAIIHLAGENVMGKRWNDEHKNKILESRIIGTRSIVDAIYKMENRPKVLVGASAVGYYGNSEIQVDELSNVGTGFLADVVKAWENETVKVEMLNVRRVNVRIGIVLDKNEGALAKLLTPFRLFVGGALGSGNQWFPWVHVEDVVDLFLFSLDNNINGVVNAVSPDIVRMNEFCKVLGKMMKRPSYFNVPEFVLKLVIGEAAEVILTGANVSPKRTIELGYKFIYPNLKSALKEILE, from the coding sequence ATGAAAGTTGCAATAACCGGTGCCACCGGACTAATAGGGAAAAAAATTGTTAAAAAATTAGTTGATAGGGGAGACCAAGTACTTGTTCTTACTAGATCTGTTGAAAAAACTAAAGGTCTTTTCTCCGCAAATGTAGATCTTGTTGAATGGGATATAAAGTCAAAAGACCTTCAAACAAAGTTAGAGGGAGTTGATGCGATAATTCATCTGGCGGGGGAAAATGTTATGGGGAAAAGATGGAACGATGAACACAAAAATAAAATATTGGAGAGCCGGATTATAGGAACCCGATCTATTGTTGATGCGATTTACAAAATGGAAAATCGTCCAAAGGTATTAGTTGGAGCTTCAGCTGTAGGTTATTATGGCAATAGTGAAATTCAAGTTGATGAATTATCAAACGTTGGAACCGGTTTTCTCGCTGATGTAGTGAAGGCATGGGAAAATGAAACTGTAAAAGTTGAAATGCTAAATGTGCGTAGAGTTAATGTACGAATTGGAATTGTACTTGATAAAAATGAAGGAGCACTCGCTAAATTATTAACACCTTTTCGTTTGTTTGTAGGAGGGGCACTGGGTTCCGGTAATCAATGGTTCCCATGGGTTCATGTTGAGGATGTAGTAGATTTGTTTTTATTCTCTTTGGATAATAATATTAATGGAGTTGTTAATGCTGTATCGCCGGATATTGTAAGGATGAATGAATTCTGTAAAGTACTGGGAAAAATGATGAAGCGTCCCTCATATTTCAATGTACCGGAGTTTGTTCTGAAATTAGTAATTGGTGAGGCGGCTGAAGTAATATTAACCGGAGCAAATGTTTCTCCAAAACGTACAATTGAATTGGGATATAAGTTTATCTATCCAAATTTAAAATCTGCATTAAAGGAAATATTAGAATAA